In Labrus mixtus chromosome 3, fLabMix1.1, whole genome shotgun sequence, a single window of DNA contains:
- the LOC132972129 gene encoding galactose-specific lectin nattectin-like, whose protein sequence is MALTFLLVVLIGLSSGLLMGADAKCPRNGDCCKGCPEGWVEIAGQCYMFNNKRMDWCDAEAHCISEGGNLAAILEADHAQQFREMVVKAAGKEIPVWIGGYDAVKEGKWKWSNGKKCVFSGWGPKEPSNSKDRNCMAIGDKNSQPIEDDKCDVKKAFLCARELAHRD, encoded by the exons ATGGCGTTGACTTTCCTCCTGGTTGTGCTCATCGGGTTGAGCAGTGGACTGTTGATGGGAGCAGAT GCAAAATGTCCCCGTAACG GGGATTGTTGTAAGGGCTGCCCTGAAGGCTGGGTTGAAATCGCGGGTCAATGTTACATGTTCAACAACAAGCGCATGGACTGGTGCGATGCTGAG GCCCATTGCATATCTGAGGGAGGAAACCTGGCCGCCATCCTCGAAGCGGATCATGCGCAACAATTCAGAGAGATGGTGGTTAAGGCAGCAGGTAAAGAAATACCTGTGTGGATCGGAGGCTACGATGCAGTGAAG GAGGGGAAATGGAAATGGAGTAACggtaaaaaatgtgtgttcagtGGCTGGGGCCCAAAAGAGCCGAGCAACAGTAAAGACAGAAACTGCATGGCGATCGGGGACAAAA aTAGTCAACCCATCGAAGACGACAAATGTGACGTGAAGAAAGCGTTCCTGTGTGCGAGGGAGCTTGCTCACAGGGACTGA